In Serratia sp. FDAARGOS_506, a genomic segment contains:
- a CDS encoding bile acid:sodium symporter family protein, producing MSWLQRLRIDRFLLVLILVVIVASLFPCEGIWKTFFEHLTTAAIALLFFMHGAKLSREAIIAGMSHWKLHLLVFLSTFALFPLLGLAMNLLVPGIMTPTVYLGFLYLCALPATVQSAIAFTSAAGGNVAAAICSASASSILGVFLSPLLVGALMHTQGGNTDVLHAIGSIILQLMVPFVVGHLARPLIGKWVDRHRKLINLTDRSSILLVVYTAFSAAVVEGIWHRIDGWSLLTILVMSLVLLTVVLVINTYAARWLGFNTADEITIVFCGSKKSLANGIPMANVLFPAAAVGAMVLPLMIFHQVQLMVCAVLAQRYARKTAKQRAEAEALVAK from the coding sequence GCTGGTCCTGATTTTGGTGGTGATCGTCGCCTCGTTGTTCCCCTGCGAAGGCATCTGGAAAACCTTCTTTGAACACCTGACCACTGCCGCCATCGCGCTATTGTTCTTTATGCACGGCGCCAAGCTGTCGCGCGAGGCAATCATCGCCGGCATGAGTCACTGGAAGCTGCATCTGCTGGTGTTCCTCAGTACCTTTGCGCTGTTCCCGTTGCTTGGGCTGGCGATGAACCTGCTGGTGCCGGGCATCATGACGCCGACGGTCTATCTCGGCTTCCTCTACCTGTGCGCGCTGCCGGCCACGGTGCAATCGGCTATCGCCTTTACCTCGGCGGCGGGCGGCAACGTGGCGGCGGCGATCTGCAGCGCCTCGGCGTCGAGCATTCTCGGTGTGTTCCTGTCGCCGCTGCTGGTGGGGGCGTTGATGCATACCCAGGGCGGCAATACCGACGTGCTGCACGCCATCGGTTCAATCATTCTGCAGCTGATGGTGCCGTTCGTCGTCGGCCATCTGGCGCGGCCGCTGATCGGCAAATGGGTCGACCGCCATCGCAAACTGATCAACCTGACCGACCGTTCGTCGATCCTGCTGGTGGTGTACACCGCGTTCAGCGCGGCGGTGGTGGAAGGGATTTGGCACCGCATCGACGGCTGGTCGCTGCTGACCATCCTGGTGATGTCGCTGGTGCTGCTGACGGTGGTGTTGGTGATCAACACCTATGCGGCGCGCTGGCTGGGCTTCAATACCGCCGATGAGATTACCATCGTTTTCTGCGGCTCGAAAAAGAGCCTGGCGAATGGCATCCCGATGGCCAACGTGCTGTTCCCGGCCGCGGCGGTGGGCGCCATGGTGCTGCCGCTGATGATTTTCCACCAGGTGCAGCTGATGGTGTGCGCGGTATTGGCGCAGCGCTATGCGCGTAAAACCGCCAAACAGCGAGCCGAGGCGGAAGCGCTGGTGGCCAAATAG
- a CDS encoding AAA family ATPase codes for MSDKLRRIVLTGGPGSGKSTLIDVLHRRGYSHSQEAGRAIIQDQVSIGGNALPWDDRQAFAERMLDWELRSWREATGATCWFFDRGLPDIAGYLTLCGLPIPAPLTAAIGAFRYADTVFIAPPWRAIYAQDSERKQSFAEAEQTYQAMMAVYRRYGYQLQELPRASPDERADFLLDALGCR; via the coding sequence ATGTCTGACAAACTACGCCGCATCGTGCTGACCGGCGGCCCGGGTTCGGGCAAAAGCACGCTCATCGACGTTCTTCATCGCCGCGGTTACTCGCATTCGCAGGAGGCGGGCCGGGCGATTATTCAGGATCAGGTGAGTATTGGCGGCAATGCGCTACCATGGGACGATCGCCAGGCCTTCGCCGAGCGGATGCTGGATTGGGAGCTGCGCTCATGGCGGGAAGCGACGGGCGCAACATGCTGGTTCTTCGATCGCGGCCTGCCGGATATCGCCGGTTACCTGACGCTGTGCGGGTTGCCGATCCCCGCCCCCTTAACGGCGGCGATCGGTGCCTTTCGCTATGCCGATACGGTGTTCATCGCCCCGCCGTGGCGAGCGATCTACGCGCAGGACAGCGAGAGAAAACAATCTTTCGCCGAAGCCGAGCAGACCTACCAAGCGATGATGGCCGTCTACCGCCGCTATGGCTATCAGCTGCAAGAACTGCCGCGCGCTTCACCGGACGAGCGCGCCGACTTTCTGCTCGACGCGCTGGGCTGCCGTTAG
- the add gene encoding adenosine deaminase gives MIDPRLPLTDIHRHLDGNIRAQTILDLGRQFNLTLPANDLASLRPHVQITHAEPDLVSFLQKLDWGVAVLGDLDACRRVAYENVEDAANAGLHYAELRFSPYYMAMKHQLPVAGVVEAVIDGIRSGCRDRDIDIRLIGIMSRTFGEAACLQELEGLLAHRDGITALDLAGDELGFPGSLFLNHFNRARDAGLRITVHAGEAAGPESIWQAIRELGAERIGHGVKAVEDPALMDFLAEHGIGIESCLTSNIQTSTVPSLAQHPLATFLRHGVLASINTDDPAVQGIEIEHEYRVAAPQAGLTPEEIRTAQENGLKLAFLSEQEKQALRAKVQG, from the coding sequence ATGATCGATCCCCGCCTACCGCTTACCGACATACACCGCCACCTCGACGGCAACATCCGCGCGCAGACCATTCTCGACCTCGGTCGCCAGTTCAATCTCACCCTGCCGGCCAACGATTTGGCGAGCCTGCGCCCGCACGTGCAGATCACCCACGCTGAACCGGATCTGGTCAGCTTCCTGCAGAAACTGGACTGGGGTGTGGCGGTGCTGGGCGATCTGGACGCCTGCCGCCGCGTGGCTTACGAAAACGTCGAAGACGCCGCCAACGCCGGCCTGCACTACGCCGAGCTGCGTTTTTCCCCTTACTACATGGCGATGAAGCACCAGCTGCCGGTCGCCGGCGTGGTGGAAGCGGTGATCGACGGGATCCGTTCGGGCTGCCGCGATCGCGACATCGACATTCGCCTGATCGGCATCATGAGCCGCACCTTTGGCGAGGCTGCCTGTCTGCAGGAATTGGAAGGGTTGCTGGCGCACCGCGACGGCATTACCGCGTTGGATTTGGCGGGCGATGAGCTGGGCTTCCCCGGTAGCCTGTTCCTCAACCACTTCAACCGCGCGCGCGACGCCGGCCTGCGTATCACCGTGCACGCGGGCGAAGCCGCCGGCCCGGAAAGCATTTGGCAGGCGATCCGCGAGCTGGGCGCCGAACGTATCGGCCACGGGGTGAAAGCAGTCGAAGATCCGGCGCTGATGGACTTCCTGGCAGAACACGGCATTGGCATCGAGTCCTGCCTGACCTCCAACATCCAGACCAGCACCGTGCCTTCGCTGGCCCAGCATCCGCTGGCCACCTTCCTGCGCCACGGCGTGCTGGCATCGATCAACACCGACGATCCGGCGGTTCAGGGCATCGAGATCGAGCACGAATACCGCGTCGCCGCACCGCAGGCCGGGCTGACGCCGGAGGAAATCCGCACCGCACAGGAAAACGGCCTGAAGCTGGCCTTCCTCAGCGAGCAGGAAAAACAGGCGCTGCGCGCCAAAGTTCAGGGCTAA
- a CDS encoding MalY/PatB family protein — MFDFSTPIDRHGTWCTQWDYIADRFGSDDLLPFTISDMDFATAPCILEALQQRLQHGVLGYSRWQHEDFLGALRHWYQQRFNAAIDTATAVYGPSVIYMAAQLIRQWSVPGDYVVTHTPAYDAFYKVILANQRQLLACPLHKAGDDWRCDMAHLEALLARPQTKILLLCSPHNPTGKVWHRDELQQMAELCERHDVRVISDEIHMDMVWGEHRHTPWSQVATGAWALLTSGSKSFNIPALTGAYGFISDDTSREAYFQQLKARDGLSSPAVLAVAAHVAAYRHGEPWLDALRDYLQDNLTYVAERLEQAFPALGWRPPQATYLAWIDLRPLAVDDRALQQVLIEREKVAIMPGFTYGEEGRGFLRLNVGCPRSKLEAGMDKLIAGLRLVLDEQ; from the coding sequence ATGTTTGATTTCTCCACCCCGATCGACCGCCACGGCACCTGGTGCACCCAGTGGGACTATATCGCCGATCGTTTCGGCAGCGATGACCTGCTGCCGTTCACCATCTCCGATATGGATTTCGCCACCGCGCCGTGCATTCTCGAGGCGCTGCAACAGCGGCTGCAGCACGGCGTGCTGGGCTACAGCCGCTGGCAGCATGAGGATTTTCTCGGCGCGCTGCGCCACTGGTATCAGCAACGTTTCAACGCCGCCATCGACACCGCAACGGCGGTGTACGGCCCTTCCGTTATCTACATGGCGGCGCAGCTGATCCGCCAATGGTCCGTACCGGGCGACTACGTGGTGACCCATACTCCGGCCTACGACGCCTTCTACAAGGTGATCCTCGCTAACCAACGCCAGCTGTTGGCCTGCCCGCTGCACAAAGCCGGCGACGATTGGCGCTGCGACATGGCGCACCTTGAGGCCTTGCTGGCGCGGCCACAGACCAAGATCCTGCTGCTGTGCAGTCCACACAATCCCACCGGCAAAGTGTGGCACCGCGACGAGCTGCAGCAGATGGCCGAACTGTGCGAGCGCCATGACGTGCGCGTCATCAGCGATGAGATCCACATGGACATGGTCTGGGGGGAACACCGCCATACGCCATGGAGCCAGGTGGCAACCGGCGCCTGGGCCCTGCTGACCTCCGGCTCCAAGAGTTTCAATATTCCGGCGCTGACCGGCGCCTACGGCTTCATCAGCGACGACACCAGCCGCGAAGCCTATTTCCAACAGCTCAAGGCACGCGACGGCCTCTCCTCGCCGGCGGTGCTGGCGGTGGCCGCGCACGTGGCCGCCTATCGCCACGGCGAACCCTGGCTGGACGCCCTGCGCGACTACCTGCAGGATAATCTGACCTACGTCGCCGAGCGGCTGGAACAGGCATTTCCCGCGCTGGGTTGGCGCCCGCCGCAGGCCACCTACCTGGCCTGGATCGATCTGCGACCGTTGGCCGTAGACGATCGCGCGCTGCAGCAGGTGCTTATCGAGCGTGAAAAGGTGGCGATCATGCCGGGCTTTACCTACGGCGAGGAAGGCCGCGGGTTCCTGCGCCTCAACGTCGGCTGCCCGCGCAGCAAGCTGGAGGCCGGTATGGACAAGCTGATCGCAGGGTTGAGGTTGGTGCTGGACGAACAATAG
- the malX gene encoding maltose/glucose-specific PTS transporter subunit IIBC has translation MSAANKPKITLWEFFQSLGKTFMLPVALLSFCGIMLGIGSSLSSRDVITLMPFIGHPIFQLIFTWMSKVGSFAFSFLPVMFAIAIPLGMARENKGVAAFSGFVGFAVLNLGTNFYLTATGVLPTSDPLVLKANNIQNILGIQSIDTGILGAVIVGIIVYRLHERFHTIRLPDALAFFGGTRFVPIVTTVVLGLCGLVIPLIWPWFAAGITGLGWVINSAGAFGPMLFGTGERLLLPFGLQHILVALIRFTEAGGTMEVCGHSVSGALTIFQAQLSCPTTTGFAESATRFLSQGKMPAFLGGLPGAALAMYHCAKPENRHKIKGLLISGVVACVVGGTTEPIEFLFLFVAPFLYLIHALLTGLGFTVMALLGVTIGNTDGNIIDFVVFGILHGTATKWYLVPVVAAVWFVGYYAIFRFAIQRFNIKTPGRESDGAVSQSAPAGTVGKSGYNVPAILAALGGPDNIISLDNCITRLRLSVNDMSRVDDAALKANRAIGVVHLNDHNLQVVIGPQVQSVKDELDSLIATAQPAAALQGATHV, from the coding sequence ATGTCAGCAGCCAACAAACCAAAAATCACCCTCTGGGAGTTCTTCCAGAGCCTGGGCAAAACGTTCATGTTGCCCGTCGCCTTACTCTCTTTCTGCGGCATCATGCTGGGGATCGGCAGCTCGCTGAGCAGCCGCGACGTGATCACCCTGATGCCGTTTATCGGCCACCCGATCTTCCAGCTGATCTTTACCTGGATGAGCAAGGTCGGATCCTTCGCCTTCAGCTTCCTGCCGGTAATGTTCGCCATCGCCATTCCACTGGGCATGGCGCGTGAGAACAAGGGTGTCGCTGCCTTCTCCGGCTTCGTCGGCTTCGCCGTGCTGAATCTGGGCACCAATTTCTACCTGACCGCCACCGGCGTGCTGCCCACCAGCGATCCGCTGGTGCTGAAAGCCAACAATATCCAGAACATTCTCGGCATTCAGTCGATCGATACCGGCATCCTCGGCGCGGTGATCGTCGGCATCATCGTCTATCGCCTGCATGAACGCTTCCACACCATCCGCCTGCCGGACGCGCTGGCGTTCTTCGGCGGCACGCGCTTCGTGCCGATCGTCACCACCGTGGTGCTGGGGTTATGCGGCCTGGTGATCCCGCTGATCTGGCCATGGTTCGCCGCCGGCATCACCGGGCTGGGCTGGGTGATCAACAGCGCCGGCGCCTTTGGCCCGATGCTGTTCGGCACCGGCGAACGCTTGCTGCTGCCGTTCGGCCTGCAGCACATTCTGGTGGCGCTGATCCGCTTTACCGAGGCGGGCGGCACGATGGAAGTGTGCGGCCACAGCGTCAGCGGCGCCCTGACCATCTTCCAGGCGCAGCTCTCCTGCCCAACCACCACCGGCTTCGCCGAGAGCGCTACCCGCTTCCTGTCGCAGGGTAAAATGCCGGCGTTCCTCGGCGGGCTGCCGGGCGCGGCGCTGGCGATGTACCATTGCGCCAAACCAGAGAACCGCCATAAAATCAAAGGGCTGTTGATTTCCGGCGTGGTGGCCTGCGTGGTCGGCGGCACCACAGAGCCGATCGAGTTCCTGTTCCTGTTCGTCGCGCCGTTCCTCTACCTGATCCACGCGCTGCTCACCGGGTTGGGCTTTACCGTGATGGCGCTGCTGGGCGTGACCATCGGCAATACCGACGGCAATATCATCGACTTCGTGGTGTTCGGCATTCTGCACGGCACCGCCACCAAGTGGTATCTGGTGCCGGTGGTGGCCGCCGTCTGGTTCGTCGGCTATTACGCCATTTTCCGCTTCGCCATCCAGCGCTTTAACATCAAAACGCCGGGCCGCGAGAGCGACGGCGCCGTCAGCCAGAGCGCGCCGGCCGGCACGGTGGGCAAATCCGGCTACAACGTGCCGGCGATTTTGGCGGCGCTCGGCGGCCCGGACAACATCATCTCGCTGGACAACTGCATCACCCGCCTGCGCCTGTCGGTCAACGACATGAGCCGGGTGGACGACGCGGCGCTGAAGGCCAACCGCGCCATCGGCGTGGTGCATCTCAACGATCATAATCTGCAGGTGGTGATCGGCCCGCAGGTGCAATCGGTGAAGGATGAATTAGACTCACTGATAGCCACGGCGCAACCTGCCGCGGCGCTGCAGGGAGCCACCCATGTTTGA
- a CDS encoding Mal regulon transcriptional regulator MalI codes for MSIKKITITDVAQQAGVSVTTVSLVLSGKGRISPTTVEKVNQAIEQLGYVRNRQAATLRGGESGVIGLILRDICEPFYAEMTAGLSEALEANDKLLFLTQSGHDGQGLQRAFDTLLAQGVDGIVLAGGIRAAAGLKEKAAEQGVPLVCVARSSGLDGVDVVRPDNMQAAKLATEFLIKRGHSQIAYLGGQSDSLTRAERLGGFCATLVQYGLPFRSEWIVECDCRQRQAAEAAEQLLRRYPNITAIVCHKASVALGAYFGLARSGRSIGSDGVDAYYGRQVALIGFGDVPEAELTEPPLTFVSSSAREVGRSAAARLLQRIGDADLPAQNVILPPTLIRRGSA; via the coding sequence ATGAGCATCAAAAAAATCACCATCACCGATGTGGCGCAGCAGGCGGGCGTGTCGGTCACCACGGTTTCCCTGGTGTTGAGCGGCAAGGGGCGCATTTCGCCGACCACCGTCGAGAAGGTCAATCAGGCGATAGAGCAGTTGGGCTATGTGCGCAATCGCCAGGCGGCGACGCTGCGCGGCGGCGAGTCCGGGGTGATCGGCCTTATTCTGCGCGACATCTGCGAGCCCTTCTATGCCGAAATGACCGCCGGGCTGAGCGAAGCGCTCGAGGCGAACGATAAGCTGCTGTTTTTAACGCAGAGCGGGCACGATGGCCAAGGCTTGCAGCGGGCGTTTGACACGCTGCTGGCGCAGGGCGTCGACGGCATTGTGCTGGCGGGCGGCATTCGCGCGGCGGCGGGCCTGAAGGAGAAGGCGGCCGAGCAGGGCGTACCGCTGGTCTGCGTGGCGCGCTCCAGCGGTCTCGATGGCGTGGACGTGGTACGGCCGGACAACATGCAGGCCGCCAAGCTGGCCACCGAATTTTTGATCAAACGCGGCCACAGCCAAATCGCCTATCTTGGCGGCCAGAGCGACTCATTGACGCGTGCCGAGCGGCTGGGCGGCTTTTGCGCCACGCTGGTACAGTACGGCCTGCCGTTTCGCAGCGAATGGATTGTCGAGTGCGATTGCCGGCAGCGCCAGGCGGCGGAAGCGGCGGAGCAACTGCTGCGCCGCTACCCGAACATTACCGCCATCGTCTGCCACAAGGCGTCGGTGGCGCTCGGCGCCTATTTTGGCCTGGCGCGCAGCGGCCGCAGCATCGGTTCGGACGGGGTAGACGCCTACTACGGGCGGCAGGTGGCGCTGATCGGCTTCGGTGACGTGCCGGAAGCCGAACTGACCGAGCCGCCGCTGACCTTCGTCTCCAGCTCGGCGCGGGAAGTGGGGCGCAGCGCCGCCGCGCGCCTGCTGCAGCGCATCGGTGACGCCGACCTGCCGGCGCAGAACGTCATTCTGCCGCCGACGCTGATCCGGCGCGGTTCCGCCTAG
- a CDS encoding LysR family transcriptional regulator, with product MRNRLPLNALRAFESSARHLNFTRAGLELRVTQAAVSQQVRMLEEQLGIQLFRRLPRGLDLTEEGQALLPVLSDAFDRIEAVLQQFEGGHFHEVLTVAVVGTFAVGWLMPRLAAFRTAHPFIDLRVLTHNNLVNLSADGMDFAIRFGEGLWPATCNIKLFDAPLTVLCPPAVAARLQTPQDLQHEQLMRTYRKDEWERWFAAAQVTPWRINGPVFDSSRLMVEGAIQCDGVALAPVSMFRRELAAGVLQRPFAAEAALGAYWLTHLKSRDLTPAMKTFIGWIRREAEEEQRQG from the coding sequence ATGCGCAATCGACTTCCCCTCAACGCCCTTCGGGCGTTCGAATCCTCCGCTCGCCACCTGAATTTCACTCGCGCCGGCCTGGAGCTGAGAGTGACCCAGGCCGCCGTCAGTCAGCAGGTGCGCATGCTGGAAGAACAGCTGGGCATTCAGCTGTTCCGCCGCCTGCCGCGCGGGTTGGATCTGACCGAAGAGGGCCAGGCGCTGCTGCCGGTGTTGAGCGACGCCTTCGACCGCATCGAGGCGGTGCTGCAGCAGTTCGAAGGCGGGCATTTCCATGAGGTGCTGACGGTGGCGGTGGTCGGCACATTCGCCGTCGGCTGGCTGATGCCGCGGCTGGCGGCGTTCCGTACGGCGCACCCGTTTATCGATCTGCGAGTGCTCACCCACAACAACCTGGTCAATTTGTCGGCCGACGGCATGGATTTCGCCATCCGCTTCGGCGAAGGGCTCTGGCCCGCCACCTGCAACATCAAGCTGTTCGACGCGCCGCTGACGGTGCTATGCCCACCGGCAGTCGCCGCGCGCCTGCAAACACCGCAAGATCTGCAGCACGAGCAGCTGATGCGCACTTACCGCAAGGATGAATGGGAGCGCTGGTTCGCGGCGGCACAGGTGACGCCGTGGCGAATCAACGGCCCGGTGTTCGACTCGTCAAGGCTGATGGTGGAAGGTGCGATCCAATGCGACGGCGTGGCGCTGGCACCGGTCAGCATGTTCCGCCGTGAACTGGCCGCCGGCGTGCTGCAGCGGCCGTTTGCCGCCGAGGCCGCGCTCGGCGCCTATTGGTTGACCCATTTGAAATCGCGGGATCTGACGCCGGCGATGAAAACCTTCATAGGTTGGATCCGCCGGGAGGCGGAAGAGGAACAGCGGCAGGGCTAG
- the blaSRT gene encoding SRT/SST family class C beta-lactamase: MTKMNRLAAALIAALILPTAHAAQQQDIDAVIQPLMKKYGVPGMAIAVSVDGKQQIYPYGVASKQTGKPITEQTLFEVGSLSKTFTATLAVYAQQQGKLSFKDPASHYLPELRGSAFDGVSLLNLATHTSGLPLFVPDDVTNNAQLMAYYRAWQPKHPVGSYRVYSNLGIGMLGMIAAKSLDQPFIQAMEKGMLPVLGMSHTYVQVPAAQMANYAQGYSKDDKPVRVNPGPLDAESYGIKSNARDLIRYLDANLQQVKVAQPWRDALAATHVGYYKAGAFTQDLMWENYPYPVKLSRLIEGNNAGMIMNGTPATAITPPQPELRAGWYNKTGSTGGFSTYAVFIPAKNIAVVMLANKWFPNDDRVEAAYHIIQALEKR, encoded by the coding sequence ATGACGAAAATGAATCGCCTGGCGGCCGCGCTGATCGCCGCACTGATCCTGCCGACCGCGCACGCCGCGCAGCAGCAGGATATCGACGCCGTTATTCAGCCGCTGATGAAAAAATACGGCGTGCCGGGCATGGCGATCGCCGTGTCGGTCGACGGCAAACAGCAGATTTATCCGTATGGCGTCGCCTCGAAGCAGACCGGTAAACCGATCACCGAGCAGACGCTGTTCGAAGTGGGCTCGCTGAGCAAGACCTTCACCGCGACGCTGGCGGTCTATGCGCAGCAGCAGGGCAAACTGTCGTTTAAAGACCCGGCCAGCCACTACCTGCCCGAGCTGCGCGGCAGCGCCTTCGACGGCGTCAGCCTGCTGAACCTGGCGACCCACACCTCCGGCCTGCCGCTGTTCGTGCCGGACGACGTGACCAACAACGCCCAGCTGATGGCCTACTACCGGGCCTGGCAGCCGAAACACCCGGTGGGCAGTTACCGCGTCTATTCCAACCTCGGCATCGGCATGCTGGGCATGATCGCCGCCAAGAGCCTCGACCAGCCGTTTATCCAGGCGATGGAAAAGGGGATGCTGCCGGTGTTGGGCATGAGCCACACCTATGTGCAGGTGCCGGCGGCGCAGATGGCCAACTATGCGCAGGGTTACAGCAAGGACGATAAGCCGGTGCGGGTCAATCCCGGCCCGCTGGACGCCGAGTCATATGGCATCAAGTCCAACGCTCGCGATCTGATTCGCTATCTGGACGCCAACCTGCAGCAGGTGAAGGTGGCGCAGCCGTGGCGCGATGCGCTGGCCGCGACGCATGTCGGATATTACAAGGCGGGCGCGTTCACGCAGGATCTGATGTGGGAGAACTACCCGTATCCGGTGAAACTGTCGCGCTTGATTGAAGGCAACAACGCCGGGATGATCATGAACGGCACACCGGCCACCGCCATCACGCCGCCGCAGCCGGAATTGCGCGCCGGCTGGTATAACAAAACCGGCTCCACCGGCGGTTTCTCCACCTACGCGGTGTTTATCCCGGCGAAAAATATCGCCGTGGTGATGCTGGCCAATAAGTGGTTCCCGAATGACGATCGCGTCGAGGCGGCTTACCACATTATCCAGGCGCTGGAGAAGCGCTGA
- a CDS encoding LysR family transcriptional regulator, producing MSSLLQLLPYFEAVARLGNFTRAASQLGVTPPAVSQNIQALENQLGVRLFHRTSRSVRLSDEGRLFYQKVSPAMSQIDVAADDVRALGAQPAGLLRITLPQLAASLLVMPHLAEFQQRYPEVQLELFTEDRFSDLVLGSFDAGIRMHAMLQKDMIAVPIDNGQRRVLVASPDYLARCGVPATPDDLPAHHCLRYRFPGSGKLEPWYFSLGDDERALDVSGSLIFNEDRLIKDAALAGLGIAQRFQGTVLQELAQGQLVEVMPGYASEASGFFIYFPAGRHLPLKLRAFIDFMRERRERQHRW from the coding sequence ATGAGTTCACTCTTGCAGCTGCTGCCCTATTTCGAAGCCGTCGCACGCCTGGGCAACTTTACCCGCGCGGCCAGCCAGCTCGGCGTCACACCACCGGCGGTGTCGCAAAATATTCAGGCGTTGGAGAATCAGCTGGGAGTGCGGTTATTTCACCGCACCAGCCGCTCGGTGCGCCTCAGCGACGAGGGCCGGCTGTTCTATCAGAAGGTGTCGCCGGCAATGAGCCAGATCGACGTGGCGGCGGATGACGTGCGCGCTCTGGGTGCCCAGCCGGCTGGCCTGTTGCGCATCACGCTGCCGCAGCTGGCCGCCTCGTTGCTGGTGATGCCGCACCTGGCGGAATTTCAGCAGCGCTATCCCGAAGTACAGCTGGAGCTGTTTACCGAAGACCGCTTTTCCGATCTGGTGCTGGGCAGTTTCGACGCCGGCATTCGCATGCACGCCATGCTGCAGAAGGACATGATCGCCGTGCCGATCGACAACGGTCAGCGCCGGGTGCTGGTCGCCTCGCCTGACTATCTGGCGCGCTGCGGCGTACCGGCCACGCCGGACGATCTGCCCGCTCATCACTGCCTGCGCTACCGTTTCCCCGGCAGCGGCAAACTGGAACCCTGGTATTTCAGCCTGGGCGACGATGAACGCGCGCTCGACGTCAGCGGCAGTTTGATTTTTAACGAAGATCGGCTGATCAAGGATGCGGCGTTGGCGGGACTGGGTATCGCACAGCGTTTTCAGGGCACGGTGTTGCAGGAGCTGGCGCAGGGGCAACTGGTGGAAGTGATGCCGGGTTACGCCAGCGAAGCGTCGGGGTTTTTCATCTACTTTCCCGCCGGCAGACATCTGCCGCTCAAGCTGCGCGCCTTTATCGATTTCATGCGCGAGCGGCGTGAACGGCAGCATCGCTGGTAG
- a CDS encoding serine hydrolase, translating to MSAEQQALTERIAAIDQQAMAEGRIVGSVVLVARQGEICYAGAAGYADREARRPMRRETQFRLSSVSKPYTTLAALRLIEQGKLSLDDAVSKWLPWFTPALADGQRPAIKIRHLLSHTAGLDYRLNQPPTGVYHQLGIQDGVELSTLTLEQNLRLLAQAPLLSPPGERFNYSLAIDVLGAVLERVTGMPLPQLFVEWVAQPLGLGNTAFHATDAENLATPYYNTPQGPQRMHEGLRVALPEEMAGGEVLFSPARALNAEAYPAGGAGMVGDADDVLRLVEALRSGGQGILQPDTVALLRRPHVGAQAQTQGPGWGFGFGGALLVDAEAAQTPQHAGTLAWGGVYGHSWFFDPQAQLSVVILTNTAFEGMCGRYPQQIRDAVYAA from the coding sequence ATGTCGGCAGAACAACAGGCGTTAACAGAACGGATCGCGGCAATCGATCAACAGGCGATGGCCGAAGGGCGCATCGTGGGTAGCGTGGTACTGGTGGCGCGGCAGGGTGAGATTTGCTACGCCGGAGCGGCCGGCTATGCCGATCGCGAAGCGCGGCGGCCGATGCGGCGGGAAACGCAGTTTCGGCTGTCGTCGGTTTCCAAACCCTATACCACGCTGGCGGCGCTGCGCCTGATCGAACAGGGCAAGCTGAGCCTGGACGACGCGGTCAGCAAGTGGTTGCCGTGGTTTACCCCGGCGCTGGCCGACGGTCAGCGGCCGGCAATTAAAATCCGGCATTTGCTGAGCCATACCGCCGGGCTGGACTATCGGCTGAACCAGCCGCCGACGGGCGTTTACCACCAACTGGGGATCCAGGACGGCGTGGAGCTGTCGACGCTGACGCTGGAGCAAAACCTGCGGCTATTGGCGCAGGCACCGTTGCTGTCGCCGCCGGGGGAGCGTTTCAACTATTCGCTGGCGATCGACGTGCTTGGCGCCGTGCTGGAACGGGTGACGGGCATGCCGCTACCGCAGCTGTTTGTCGAATGGGTGGCGCAGCCGCTGGGACTTGGCAATACCGCGTTCCATGCGACGGACGCCGAGAATCTGGCGACGCCGTATTACAACACCCCGCAAGGGCCGCAGCGTATGCATGAAGGCCTGCGGGTGGCGCTGCCGGAAGAGATGGCGGGGGGCGAGGTGCTGTTCTCGCCGGCGCGCGCGCTCAACGCCGAAGCCTATCCTGCCGGTGGCGCGGGCATGGTCGGCGATGCCGACGACGTGCTGCGGCTGGTAGAGGCGCTGCGCAGCGGTGGGCAGGGCATTTTGCAGCCGGACACGGTGGCATTGCTACGCCGCCCGCACGTGGGCGCGCAGGCGCAAACGCAAGGGCCTGGCTGGGGGTTCGGCTTTGGCGGGGCGCTGCTGGTGGACGCAGAAGCGGCGCAGACGCCGCAGCATGCCGGCACGCTGGCCTGGGGTGGGGTTTACGGTCACAGCTGGTTCTTTGATCCACAGGCGCAGCTGAGCGTGGTGATACTGACCAACACCGCGTTTGAAGGCATGTGTGGCCGCTATCCGCAGCAGATCCGCGATGCGGTTTACGCGGCGTAA